In a single window of the Nocardiopsis composta genome:
- a CDS encoding serine/threonine-protein kinase yields the protein MVDSADGREACERIGGYTLTERLGGGGFGEVYLGESGDGRRVAVKFLHAAWADDADMRRRFAAEVEQARRVSGFCIAPIVDADLESPRPWIASEYIDGPTLAAAVAADGPRGGADLHRLAVSTATALAAIHGAGVVHRDLKPENILLAADGPRVIDFGIARAVEATSVTASGVVGTVGYMAPEQLEGERLTPAVDVFAWGAVMVFAATGRDAFAAPSQAARIARVLSGEPDTAGIGDPLLSVIRSCLEKDPARRPTARALIDLLLGIPAEAMAPAGRPAPVGLEATRAPDGPDGVLAAERTLRTGDAPPGRTEERRSATLPFTRAAGPGNAGGPSVEAEVAPATGLPGRPQGSGGLPGPGGAAPYLFAGGGFTDPGRLAEAMQNDWPGAARVFGDARQRAALEAWIAECADGTRLDRSLFHAPPGDPDAAVARFVAGLRPDLPPVFRGRLATLDALKREFSDVQGLINGAAQADELRLLARAEVMHALASHSGPDAEQRRGLARDLERAERAAADFQDRLRQVLGATGLGEVDSALVLAYLLHPEAQAESGTRLDTAGTEVGALLRTPLQRAQGPERAGVRAVLERAAGPIAAKAREVAERREALGRAEAELEEALGRWQREGRLYTAYVWLWEVPKMVLLPPAVVIAYFAGTWVSGEYAVGGGRGGGRGPLAGGAPRRALHQARDGPQGGPPLGGRGRPGPVSGGRGAGRAGARRGGRDRCRTGPDARGGHRVNGVTGGTGVRSGPGGRGRYRGPL from the coding sequence ATGGTGGACAGCGCAGACGGAAGAGAGGCCTGCGAGCGGATCGGCGGCTACACGCTGACCGAGCGGCTCGGAGGTGGCGGGTTCGGCGAGGTCTACCTGGGAGAATCCGGGGACGGGCGGCGCGTCGCGGTCAAGTTCCTCCATGCCGCCTGGGCCGATGACGCGGACATGCGGCGCCGGTTCGCCGCCGAGGTGGAGCAGGCCCGCAGGGTGAGCGGGTTCTGCATCGCGCCGATCGTTGACGCCGACCTGGAATCGCCGCGCCCCTGGATCGCCTCCGAGTACATCGACGGGCCCACGCTCGCCGCGGCCGTCGCTGCGGACGGCCCGCGCGGCGGGGCCGACCTGCACCGGCTGGCGGTGTCCACGGCCACCGCGCTGGCCGCGATCCACGGCGCCGGGGTGGTCCACCGCGACCTCAAGCCGGAGAACATCCTGCTGGCCGCGGACGGCCCCCGGGTGATCGACTTCGGCATCGCGCGCGCGGTGGAGGCGACCTCGGTCACCGCCAGCGGGGTGGTGGGCACCGTCGGCTACATGGCGCCCGAGCAGCTGGAGGGGGAGCGCCTGACCCCGGCGGTGGACGTCTTCGCCTGGGGCGCGGTGATGGTGTTCGCCGCGACCGGTAGGGATGCTTTCGCCGCGCCGAGCCAGGCGGCCCGGATCGCCCGGGTCCTCTCCGGGGAGCCCGATACCGCGGGGATCGGAGACCCGCTGCTGTCCGTCATCCGCTCCTGCCTGGAGAAGGACCCGGCCCGCAGGCCGACCGCCCGGGCCCTCATCGACCTGCTGCTGGGCATCCCCGCCGAGGCGATGGCGCCGGCGGGAAGGCCGGCCCCGGTCGGCCTCGAAGCGACCCGGGCGCCGGACGGCCCCGACGGCGTCCTCGCAGCTGAGCGCACCCTCCGAACCGGGGACGCTCCTCCGGGGAGGACCGAGGAGCGCCGCTCTGCGACGCTTCCCTTCACCCGGGCGGCCGGTCCTGGGAATGCGGGCGGGCCGTCCGTCGAGGCGGAAGTGGCTCCGGCCACGGGGCTCCCGGGCCGGCCGCAGGGCAGCGGCGGCCTTCCCGGCCCCGGCGGGGCCGCCCCCTACCTGTTCGCGGGCGGCGGGTTCACCGACCCGGGCAGGCTGGCCGAGGCCATGCAGAACGACTGGCCCGGCGCGGCGCGGGTGTTCGGCGACGCCCGGCAGCGGGCCGCGCTCGAAGCCTGGATCGCGGAATGCGCCGACGGTACGCGCCTCGACCGGTCCCTCTTCCACGCCCCTCCCGGCGATCCGGACGCGGCCGTCGCCCGGTTCGTCGCCGGCCTCCGGCCCGACCTCCCGCCGGTGTTCCGCGGGCGCCTCGCCACCCTCGACGCCCTCAAGCGGGAGTTCTCCGACGTCCAAGGGCTGATCAACGGGGCAGCGCAGGCGGACGAGCTGCGCCTGCTCGCGCGCGCCGAGGTGATGCACGCGCTCGCCTCGCACAGCGGGCCGGACGCGGAGCAGCGGCGGGGCCTGGCCCGGGACCTGGAGCGGGCGGAGAGGGCCGCCGCTGACTTCCAGGACCGGTTGCGGCAGGTCCTCGGGGCCACCGGGCTCGGCGAGGTCGACTCGGCGCTGGTCCTCGCCTACCTCCTGCACCCGGAGGCGCAGGCCGAGTCCGGGACGCGGCTGGACACGGCGGGGACGGAGGTCGGCGCTCTGCTGCGGACCCCGCTGCAGCGGGCCCAGGGGCCCGAGCGGGCCGGCGTGCGTGCGGTCCTGGAGCGGGCGGCGGGACCCATCGCAGCCAAGGCTCGGGAGGTCGCGGAGCGGCGGGAGGCGCTCGGCCGGGCCGAGGCCGAGCTGGAAGAGGCCCTGGGACGGTGGCAGCGGGAGGGGCGGCTGTACACCGCCTACGTATGGCTGTGGGAGGTCCCCAAGATGGTGCTGCTGCCCCCGGCCGTGGTCATCGCCTACTTCGCCGGAACGTGGGTGAGCGGCGAGTACGCGGTCGGAGGGGGGCGCGGCGGTGGTCGCGGTCCTCTGGCTGGGGGCGCGCCTCGCCGGGCTCTTCACCAGGCTCGCGATGGGCCCCAAGGAGGGCCACCCCTCGGCGGTCGAGGCCGCCCAGGCCCGGTTTCGGGCGGCCGAGGAGCGGGTCGCGCAGGCGCGCGCCGAGGCGGCCGGGATCGATGCCGAACTGGACCGGATGCGCGGGGCGGCCACCGGGTGAACGGGGTGACCGGGGGAACGGGGGTGCGCTCCGGGCCGGGCGGCCGCGGGCGGTATCGCGGGCCCCTCTAG
- a CDS encoding DsrE family protein: MSRALVIKVTAGEDAPERCNQGFTVAAAAVASGVPVSLWLTGEASWFAVPGRAEKFSLPHAAPLADLLESVLLAGRVTVCTQCAARRGLEQSDLLKGVRIAGAPTFVEEAVADGAQALVY; encoded by the coding sequence ATGAGTCGCGCACTGGTGATCAAGGTCACGGCAGGGGAAGACGCGCCGGAGCGGTGCAACCAGGGGTTCACGGTGGCCGCGGCGGCGGTCGCCTCGGGGGTTCCGGTGTCGCTCTGGCTGACCGGGGAGGCCTCGTGGTTCGCGGTCCCCGGGCGGGCGGAGAAGTTCTCGCTGCCGCACGCCGCCCCCCTGGCCGACCTGCTGGAGAGCGTGCTGCTGGCGGGCCGGGTCACCGTCTGCACCCAGTGCGCCGCCCGCCGCGGCCTGGAGCAGTCCGACCTGCTCAAGGGGGTGCGCATCGCCGGCGCCCCTACCTTCGTCGAGGAGGCCGTCGCCGACGGCGCGCAGGCCCTCGTCTACTGA
- a CDS encoding SDR family NAD(P)-dependent oxidoreductase, which translates to MRTYVITGGTDGIGRGLGLHFLARGDRVVAVASGQGKGDAFLAEAERLGAADRARFLRADLSTLDGMRSVAAEVESTVDRLDGLVFGTQRFRPRREETPDGFEYTFALSYLSRFVLGHELAGVLDRAESPVVFNVAGSGGMPGRIDWDDPHLREGYTGMRAAMQASRCLDLLGVDFPRRHPGTRIRYVLYNPLFVRTAMADPLPQPQRTITKTLAFFLAQRVERAIVPMAALIDAPPDAPVSAFRKGKPLALTGDDFDPEAADRLHRLTTGLLAAR; encoded by the coding sequence ATGCGGACCTACGTGATCACCGGCGGCACCGACGGAATCGGCAGGGGGCTCGGCCTGCACTTCCTGGCCCGCGGCGACCGGGTGGTCGCCGTCGCGAGCGGCCAGGGCAAGGGCGACGCCTTCCTGGCCGAAGCCGAGCGGCTCGGCGCGGCCGACCGGGCCCGGTTCCTCCGCGCCGACCTGAGCACCCTGGACGGGATGCGCTCGGTGGCCGCCGAGGTCGAGTCCACCGTCGACCGCCTCGACGGGCTCGTCTTCGGCACCCAGCGGTTCCGCCCCCGGCGGGAGGAGACGCCCGACGGGTTCGAGTACACCTTCGCGCTCTCCTACCTCAGCCGCTTCGTGCTCGGGCACGAGCTGGCCGGGGTGCTCGACCGGGCCGAGTCCCCAGTCGTGTTCAACGTGGCCGGCTCCGGCGGGATGCCCGGCCGGATCGACTGGGACGACCCGCACCTGCGCGAGGGCTACACCGGGATGCGGGCGGCGATGCAGGCCTCGCGCTGCCTCGACCTGCTCGGCGTCGACTTCCCCCGGCGCCACCCCGGCACCCGGATCCGCTACGTGCTGTACAACCCGCTGTTCGTCCGGACCGCCATGGCCGACCCGCTGCCGCAGCCCCAGCGCACGATCACCAAGACCCTGGCCTTCTTCCTGGCCCAGCGGGTGGAGCGGGCGATCGTGCCGATGGCCGCCCTCATCGACGCCCCGCCGGACGCGCCGGTCTCGGCCTTCCGGAAGGGAAAGCCGCTGGCGCTCACCGGCGACGACTTCGACCCGGAGGCGGCCGACCGGCTGCACCGGCTGACCACCGGGCTGCTCGCCGCCAGGTGA